The bacterium genome includes a region encoding these proteins:
- the murQ gene encoding N-acetylmuramic acid 6-phosphate etherase: MMPQDERATEAANPATRDFDLLPVLEQARLMNAEDHRVPEAVAATLPAIATAVARIGAALEAGGRLLYVGAGTSGRLATLDAVECPPTFGTAPETVQAIIAGGPRALVEAVEGAEDDAAAGAAEMDARGVGGADVVVGIAASGETPFTVGAVRRARERGAWTAGIACNGGSSLEAACDLAITPLVGPEVIGGSTRLKAGTAQKLVLNMLSTLAMARLGKVYGNLMIDLRATNAKLRRRAARIVAAAAGVGEDRAAAALAASGGHARVAILMLRLGLDAEAARARLARAGGSLRRALGEAS; the protein is encoded by the coding sequence ATGATGCCGCAGGATGAACGCGCCACCGAAGCGGCCAACCCGGCGACCCGCGACTTCGATCTGCTGCCGGTGCTCGAACAGGCGCGCCTGATGAACGCGGAGGACCACCGGGTCCCCGAGGCCGTCGCGGCGACGCTCCCCGCAATCGCGACCGCCGTCGCGCGCATCGGCGCCGCCCTCGAAGCCGGCGGGCGGCTGCTGTACGTGGGCGCGGGAACGAGCGGACGCCTCGCGACGCTCGACGCCGTGGAGTGTCCGCCCACCTTCGGCACCGCGCCCGAGACGGTGCAGGCGATCATTGCCGGCGGGCCGCGGGCGCTCGTGGAGGCCGTCGAAGGCGCGGAAGACGACGCCGCGGCCGGGGCCGCCGAAATGGACGCGCGCGGCGTGGGAGGGGCCGACGTCGTGGTCGGGATCGCGGCGAGCGGTGAGACCCCGTTCACCGTCGGCGCCGTTCGCCGGGCGCGGGAGCGGGGCGCCTGGACCGCCGGCATCGCGTGCAACGGCGGGTCCTCGCTCGAAGCCGCGTGCGACCTCGCGATCACGCCGCTCGTCGGCCCGGAGGTGATCGGCGGCAGCACCCGCCTCAAGGCCGGAACCGCCCAGAAGCTGGTCCTCAACATGCTGAGCACGCTCGCGATGGCGCGCCTCGGCAAAGTGTACGGCAACCTCATGATCGACCTGCGCGCCACGAACGCGAAGTTGCGCCGGCGGGCGGCCCGCATCGTGGCCGCGGCGGCCGGGGTCGGGGAAGATCGCGCCGCGGCAGCCCTCGCCGCCTCCGGCGGCCACGCGCGGGTTGCGATCCTGATGCTACGGCTGGGGCTCGACGCGGAGGCGGCGCGGGCGCGGCTCGCGCGCGCCGGCGGGTCGCTGCGCCGGGCGCTCGGCGAGGCGTCTTGA
- a CDS encoding ABC transporter substrate-binding protein: protein MTVRRFAWLLLALAIAIPAQVLRAGAAPGPVTLTLGVDQEVVGLDPNKVTAFSSFRRIDLLYNRLVRYDAGLHVVGDLAESWDTPDLRTYIFHLRRGVRFHDGAELTADDVVFTIQRILDPKTASPARSYLDAVDGVTAVDRYTVRLHLAYPLASVLSGLTSGNASIVEKTAVLRAGDLQKTEAGTGPFMLAQWVPDNYMRLARNPRYFKRGLPKVDEVVIRVIPEQASLLAGVRSRSLDMATISDGSVVKQAMGDRGLAVQQAPSLNLRIFSFNTTRRPFTDPRVRDAIAYAIDRQAIVNAAEFGMGVVSGPIPAPDKVWALPVRDFPEYRPDPARAKQMLQQAGAAGASFTITASPTYEGGLAVAEVIQSQLRAAGLNPTIQNVEWGQYINLWVKRDFDAMVELRGGDPDPDRFLYRTFYSTGAVNNFLFKDAAVDRLLDRGRVHVSVDERAPIYHDLERQLVRQAPAVFLYTPMESQVLQPYVKGFRLVPTGAITYLEETSVQR from the coding sequence ATGACGGTACGAAGGTTCGCCTGGCTTCTCCTCGCACTCGCGATCGCGATCCCGGCGCAGGTCCTGCGCGCGGGCGCGGCGCCGGGTCCCGTGACGCTGACGCTCGGCGTCGATCAGGAGGTCGTCGGCCTGGACCCCAACAAGGTGACGGCCTTCTCCTCCTTCCGGCGCATCGACCTCCTCTACAACCGGCTCGTCCGGTACGACGCCGGCCTGCACGTCGTCGGCGACCTCGCCGAGTCGTGGGATACGCCCGACCTGCGAACGTACATCTTCCACCTGCGTCGGGGCGTCCGGTTCCACGACGGCGCCGAACTCACGGCCGACGACGTCGTCTTCACCATCCAGCGCATCCTCGATCCCAAGACGGCCTCGCCGGCCCGGTCGTACCTGGACGCGGTCGACGGGGTGACCGCGGTCGACCGGTATACGGTGCGGCTGCATCTCGCCTACCCGCTTGCCTCCGTCCTCTCCGGGCTGACCTCCGGCAACGCCTCGATCGTGGAGAAGACCGCGGTCCTCCGCGCGGGCGATCTGCAGAAGACCGAGGCGGGCACGGGCCCGTTTATGCTGGCGCAGTGGGTGCCGGACAACTATATGCGCCTCGCGCGGAACCCCCGCTACTTCAAGCGCGGCCTGCCGAAGGTCGACGAGGTGGTCATCCGGGTGATCCCGGAGCAGGCCTCGCTGCTCGCCGGCGTGCGGAGCCGCAGCCTCGACATGGCGACGATTTCCGACGGCAGCGTCGTCAAGCAAGCCATGGGCGACCGCGGCCTGGCCGTCCAACAGGCGCCGAGCCTGAACCTCCGCATCTTCTCGTTCAACACGACCCGGCGGCCGTTTACCGACCCGCGGGTGCGCGACGCGATCGCCTACGCCATTGACCGGCAGGCGATCGTGAACGCGGCGGAGTTCGGCATGGGCGTCGTGAGCGGCCCGATCCCGGCACCCGACAAGGTGTGGGCCCTGCCGGTGCGCGACTTTCCGGAGTACCGGCCGGATCCGGCGCGCGCCAAGCAGATGCTTCAGCAGGCGGGCGCGGCCGGCGCATCGTTCACGATCACCGCCTCGCCGACCTATGAGGGGGGCCTCGCCGTCGCCGAAGTGATCCAGAGTCAGCTGCGCGCCGCCGGCCTCAACCCCACGATTCAAAACGTCGAATGGGGACAGTACATCAACCTGTGGGTGAAGCGCGACTTCGACGCGATGGTCGAGCTCCGCGGCGGCGATCCCGATCCGGACCGCTTCCTCTACCGCACGTTCTACAGCACCGGGGCGGTCAACAACTTTCTGTTCAAGGACGCGGCCGTCGACCGGCTGCTCGATCGCGGCCGGGTCCACGTCTCCGTCGACGAGCGGGCGCCGATCTACCACGACCTGGAACGCCAGCTGGTGCGCCAGGCGCCCGCGGTCTTTCTCTATACGCCGATGGAATCGCAGGTGCTCCAGCCCTACGTCAAGGGCTTCCGGCTCGTGCCGACGGGCGCGATCACCTACCTGGAGGAGACGTCCGTCCAGCGCTAG
- a CDS encoding ABC transporter permease, translating into MTAFLAGRLLTLVPVLWGVSIVVFLLVHLLPGNAIQMFLGTQVAMTPAQMDELRRLFGLDKPLLLQYADWIGHVLRGDFGVSLRTSRPVLPDILARLPLSAEITLLALLIALVIAVPIGIAAALRRGSAADAAIQLGGLAGLSIPNFWLATMLLLVLGNAGSIASIGIYVGFFADPAKNLAVMLLPSFSLGIALAAVIMRFLRSSLLEVLGQDYVRTARAKGLRGRLVLYRHVLRNALIPVITVVGFQAGYLLGGTVVIEEVFALPGMGRLALAAIGQRDYPVVQGVVLVIALLFVLVNLAVDLLYAVVDPRVRYA; encoded by the coding sequence GTGACCGCGTTTCTCGCGGGCCGGCTCCTCACGCTCGTCCCCGTCCTGTGGGGCGTCTCGATCGTCGTGTTTCTGCTCGTCCACCTGCTGCCGGGGAATGCGATCCAGATGTTCCTCGGCACGCAGGTGGCGATGACGCCGGCGCAGATGGACGAGCTCCGCCGGCTCTTCGGCCTCGACAAGCCGCTGCTGCTGCAGTACGCGGACTGGATCGGGCACGTGCTGCGGGGCGACTTCGGCGTCTCCCTGCGGACGAGCCGCCCCGTGCTCCCCGACATCCTGGCGCGGCTGCCGCTCAGTGCGGAGATCACCCTGCTGGCCCTCCTCATCGCGCTTGTGATCGCCGTCCCGATCGGGATCGCGGCCGCGCTCCGGCGCGGCTCCGCGGCCGACGCGGCCATCCAGTTGGGCGGGCTCGCGGGCCTCAGCATCCCGAATTTCTGGCTCGCGACCATGCTGCTCTTGGTGCTGGGCAACGCCGGATCGATCGCCTCGATCGGCATCTACGTCGGGTTCTTTGCGGACCCGGCGAAGAATCTCGCGGTGATGCTGCTCCCGTCGTTCTCGCTCGGGATCGCGCTGGCCGCGGTGATCATGCGCTTCCTCCGGTCGTCCCTGCTCGAAGTGCTCGGACAGGACTACGTTCGGACGGCGCGCGCCAAGGGACTCCGCGGACGTCTGGTCCTGTACCGGCACGTGCTGCGGAACGCGCTGATCCCGGTCATCACCGTCGTCGGCTTCCAGGCCGGCTACCTCTTGGGCGGGACCGTCGTCATCGAGGAGGTCTTCGCGCTCCCCGGCATGGGCCGGCTCGCGCTCGCGGCGATCGGCCAGCGCGACTACCCGGTCGTGCAGGGGGTCGTCCTCGTTATCGCGCTGCTGTTCGTCCTCGTCAACCTCGCCGTGGACCTGCTCTACGCGGTGGTGGATCCCCGGGTGCGGTACGCCTGA
- the nagA gene encoding N-acetylglucosamine-6-phosphate deacetylase has translation MIVSAGTVLAADRDLTPGVVVIEDGRIVRVSAEAAPRGGLSFPDATLIPGLIDLQVNGGAGVDCLRAGAAAYDTLGRYLAATGVTAYVPTITSAPLEEMRRAGEIAAAAMRRPGALPEILGVHLEGPYLNPLRRGAHRAQDLRSPDVDEIAETVRRLEGTVRIMTLAPELENAEPAVRWLVEAGVVVAIGHTDAAFDDVQAAARWGARLVTHLFNAMRGIHHREPGAAGGALVTPALTLGVIADLAHVHPAVLALTAHAAGMSRVALVTDAVSAAGMGRGSFTLGAQTIDVRDGVPRLPDGSLAGSVLQLHRAVQNFAGAAGVSRRDAVQAASFTPAKVLGLHRRKGRIAPGMDADLVVLGRDGDVVLTVARGQIAYRRGS, from the coding sequence ATGATCGTTTCCGCCGGCACGGTGCTCGCCGCCGACCGTGATCTCACCCCAGGCGTCGTCGTGATCGAAGACGGCCGCATTGTGCGCGTCTCCGCCGAGGCGGCCCCGAGGGGGGGCCTCTCGTTCCCCGACGCCACGCTGATCCCGGGCTTGATCGATCTCCAAGTCAACGGCGGCGCCGGCGTCGACTGCCTGCGCGCGGGGGCGGCGGCGTACGACACCCTCGGCCGCTACCTCGCGGCGACCGGCGTCACGGCCTACGTGCCCACGATCACGAGCGCGCCGCTCGAGGAGATGCGGCGCGCCGGGGAGATCGCCGCCGCGGCGATGCGCCGTCCGGGCGCGCTGCCGGAGATTCTCGGCGTGCATCTCGAAGGCCCGTACCTCAATCCGCTGCGCCGCGGCGCGCACCGCGCGCAGGATCTCCGGTCCCCGGACGTCGACGAGATCGCCGAGACCGTCCGCCGGCTCGAGGGCACCGTGCGGATCATGACCCTCGCGCCCGAACTGGAGAACGCCGAGCCCGCCGTCCGATGGCTCGTGGAAGCCGGGGTCGTCGTCGCGATCGGACACACCGACGCGGCCTTCGACGACGTGCAGGCGGCCGCGCGGTGGGGCGCGCGCCTCGTGACGCACCTGTTCAACGCGATGCGCGGCATTCACCATCGGGAGCCGGGCGCCGCCGGCGGCGCGCTCGTGACGCCGGCGCTTACGCTCGGCGTGATCGCCGACCTCGCGCATGTGCATCCCGCCGTGCTGGCGCTGACCGCGCACGCGGCCGGCATGAGCCGCGTGGCGCTCGTGACGGATGCGGTCTCTGCCGCCGGGATGGGCCGGGGGTCGTTCACCCTGGGGGCGCAGACGATCGACGTGAGAGACGGCGTGCCGCGGCTCCCCGACGGCAGCCTCGCCGGCAGCGTGCTCCAGCTGCACCGGGCCGTGCAGAACTTCGCCGGGGCCGCGGGCGTGAGCCGCCGGGACGCGGTGCAGGCCGCGTCGTTCACGCCGGCCAAAGTGCTCGGGCTGCACCGCCGGAAGGGCCGCATCGCCCCCGGAATGGACGCCGATCTCGTGGTGCTGGGGCGCGACGGGGACGTGGTGTTGACGGTTGCCCGCGGGCAGATCGCCTACCGGCGCGGATCGTAG
- a CDS encoding serine hydrolase domain-containing protein: MTADRFVEAVRVLGDGVGTAYPGAVLAVLWRGEVAVRYAAGRTAARAGAPAAAPDTIYDLASLTKVAATVPLILQGVAEGRLALDDPVPAHLPECPHHNVTIRHLLTHTSGLPAWIPFYLEAAGAEAIVRRAAATSLVARPGAQVTYSDIGFILLGEIARRTLGEPLDVLAARRVFAPLGMTQTGYRPAAGGDVHGGGAGDRARIAPTEDGTAIEQHMTDDPQWAEAGHRHTWRRYLIWGEVHDSNAHGMGGVSGHAGLFGIADDLVRYARMWLADGRGPRGRVLERALVREAITPETPPPGRRGLGWALTGSHGWWGDALSPRAFGHTGFTGTAIVIDPPRDLAIVLLSNAVHLGRDRTGILTLRPAVAAAVAAAIT, translated from the coding sequence GTGACCGCGGATCGCTTTGTTGAGGCCGTCCGTGTGCTCGGGGACGGCGTCGGGACGGCGTATCCGGGGGCCGTCCTCGCGGTGCTGTGGCGCGGCGAGGTCGCGGTGCGATACGCGGCCGGCCGGACCGCGGCGCGCGCCGGCGCGCCGGCGGCCGCGCCGGACACGATCTACGATCTTGCCTCGCTGACCAAGGTCGCCGCGACGGTGCCGTTGATTTTGCAAGGGGTGGCGGAAGGCCGGCTCGCCCTCGACGACCCGGTCCCGGCGCACCTGCCAGAGTGCCCGCACCACAACGTGACGATCCGGCATCTCCTGACGCACACGTCGGGACTGCCGGCGTGGATTCCGTTCTACCTGGAGGCGGCGGGTGCCGAGGCGATCGTGCGGCGGGCCGCGGCCACCTCGCTCGTGGCCCGGCCCGGAGCCCAGGTCACGTACAGCGACATCGGGTTCATCTTGCTCGGAGAGATCGCCCGGCGCACGCTTGGAGAACCTCTCGACGTCCTGGCCGCGCGCCGCGTCTTTGCGCCGCTCGGGATGACGCAGACCGGCTACCGGCCCGCGGCCGGCGGCGACGTGCACGGCGGCGGCGCCGGCGACAGGGCGCGGATCGCCCCGACGGAGGACGGGACCGCGATCGAACAGCACATGACCGACGACCCGCAGTGGGCGGAGGCGGGACACCGTCATACCTGGCGCCGCTACCTGATTTGGGGAGAAGTCCATGACAGCAACGCGCACGGGATGGGCGGCGTCTCGGGCCACGCGGGGCTCTTCGGGATCGCGGACGACCTCGTGCGCTATGCGCGGATGTGGCTCGCGGACGGCCGGGGACCGCGGGGGCGCGTGCTCGAGCGGGCGCTGGTGCGAGAGGCGATCACGCCCGAGACCCCTCCGCCCGGCCGCCGGGGCCTGGGGTGGGCGCTTACCGGCAGCCACGGCTGGTGGGGCGACGCGCTCTCCCCGCGCGCGTTCGGTCACACCGGGTTCACCGGCACGGCGATCGTGATCGATCCGCCGCGCGATCTGGCGATCGTGCTGCTCTCCAACGCGGTACATCTCGGACGCGACCGCACCGGCATTCTCACCCTGCGGCCGGCGGTCGCCGCGGCGGTCGCCGCCGCGATCACCTAA
- a CDS encoding anhydro-N-acetylmuramic acid kinase, whose protein sequence is MAWPWLDAILARPTKRIVGLISGTSADGIAAAVAEITDGEGRDCDRPGVVLRGFLSSPYPGEVRRRVLRACVDPLTTQALASLSYLVGELFADAARETVRTAGLRLDEIDLIASHGQTVAHVGVPDPADPLGRAATLQIAEPAVIAARTRRPVVADFRAADIAAGGQAAPFVPYADLLLLGGPRGRIALNLGGIANFTVLPANPRRDDVYAFDCGPANMVIDGLVGHFSGGAETFDRDGRRAARGTVRTEVLDEWMRDPFVAAAPPKTAGHEQYGQAYLRALLSRWGDLPTDDLVATATAFAAGAVARNITRYVTPRHAIDELIVSGGGAHNPVLMDRLARAVAPIRVRRIDEFGIPGDAKEALAFALLGHASLMGRPGALPRVTGAAYAAILGTWTWPPPHRDPL, encoded by the coding sequence ATGGCATGGCCCTGGCTCGACGCGATCCTCGCCCGCCCGACGAAACGCATCGTGGGACTCATCTCCGGCACGTCGGCGGACGGCATCGCCGCGGCCGTCGCGGAGATCACGGACGGGGAGGGACGCGACTGCGACCGCCCCGGCGTCGTCCTTCGCGGATTCCTATCGTCGCCCTATCCCGGCGAAGTGCGGCGGCGCGTCCTGCGGGCGTGCGTGGATCCGTTGACCACGCAGGCCCTCGCCTCACTCAGTTACCTGGTCGGCGAGTTGTTCGCCGACGCGGCGCGGGAGACGGTCCGGACGGCCGGCCTGCGCCTCGACGAGATCGACCTGATCGCCTCGCACGGACAGACCGTGGCGCACGTCGGCGTGCCCGACCCGGCGGACCCGCTCGGCCGGGCCGCCACGCTGCAGATCGCGGAACCGGCGGTCATCGCCGCCCGGACCCGCCGCCCCGTCGTCGCCGACTTCCGCGCCGCGGACATCGCCGCCGGCGGACAGGCGGCGCCGTTCGTTCCCTACGCGGACCTGCTGCTGCTCGGCGGGCCGCGCGGCCGGATCGCGCTCAACCTCGGCGGCATCGCGAACTTCACGGTCCTGCCGGCGAATCCCCGGCGCGACGACGTCTACGCGTTCGACTGCGGGCCGGCCAACATGGTGATCGACGGCCTGGTGGGGCATTTCAGCGGCGGGGCGGAAACGTTCGACCGGGACGGGCGCCGCGCCGCGCGGGGGACGGTCCGGACCGAGGTCCTGGACGAGTGGATGCGCGATCCCTTCGTCGCGGCCGCGCCGCCCAAGACCGCCGGCCACGAACAGTACGGTCAGGCCTATCTCCGCGCGCTGTTGTCGCGGTGGGGCGACCTGCCGACCGATGACCTCGTGGCCACCGCGACGGCGTTCGCCGCCGGCGCGGTGGCCCGGAACATCACGCGCTACGTGACGCCGAGGCACGCGATCGACGAGCTCATCGTCTCGGGCGGGGGCGCGCACAATCCCGTGTTGATGGACCGCCTCGCGCGGGCCGTGGCACCGATTCGCGTCCGGCGGATCGACGAGTTCGGGATCCCGGGGGATGCGAAGGAAGCGCTCGCCTTCGCGCTGCTGGGGCATGCGAGTCTGATGGGCCGCCCCGGCGCGCTGCCGCGGGTGACCGGCGCGGCATACGCGGCGATCCTCGGCACGTGGACCTGGCCCCCGCCGCACCGGGACCCCTTGTGA
- a CDS encoding GNAT family N-acetyltransferase, whose product MTVRPLRAADLEACAAIMSGLPLWRQYGVTAREARETFAAALAGDARVQVADDGARLVGFVEYLLRGTFGHSGYVWAVGVAADAQGRGVGRLLMDAAEAEIFATGPNVFLLVTAANDRARRFYERRGYRRIGELPDYVRPGVTEVLYRKTRGPIRAPARGAPGGPAPVGGGARDRDRPGGDR is encoded by the coding sequence GTGACGGTTCGACCGCTGCGCGCCGCGGACCTGGAGGCCTGCGCGGCGATCATGTCCGGGCTGCCGCTGTGGCGGCAGTACGGCGTGACTGCGCGTGAGGCGCGCGAGACGTTCGCCGCGGCGCTGGCCGGCGACGCGCGGGTACAGGTGGCGGACGACGGCGCGCGCCTCGTGGGCTTCGTCGAGTATCTCCTGCGGGGCACCTTCGGGCACAGCGGGTACGTATGGGCCGTCGGCGTCGCCGCGGACGCGCAGGGGCGCGGGGTCGGCCGGCTTCTGATGGACGCCGCGGAAGCGGAGATCTTTGCGACGGGGCCCAACGTCTTTCTGCTGGTCACCGCGGCGAACGACCGGGCCCGGCGCTTCTACGAGCGCCGGGGCTACCGGCGGATCGGCGAGCTGCCCGACTACGTCCGGCCGGGCGTCACCGAGGTGCTCTACCGGAAGACGCGCGGTCCGATCCGCGCCCCCGCCCGAGGGGCGCCCGGAGGACCTGCCCCCGTCGGGGGCGGCGCTCGAGACCGCGACAGACCAGGGGGTGATCGATGA
- a CDS encoding ABC transporter permease: protein MARTPLAVAGGAIVAAYLLAALGVPALSPHDPLQMQPQSLLAPPGAGHPFGTDQFGRDLLARLLYGSRSSLAVAFGSVILALGAGGLAGLVGGYRGGILDNVLMRTMDVIFAFPAVLLAISIMAVAGTAVTNVIAAIGIVYTPQFARVTRASVLETRGREYVEAANALGAGTVRILARHVLPNISAPLIVQTSLSLSFAILTESALSFLGLGTQPPTPSWGNMLAEARRFMVLAPWTAVFPGAAIALIVLGFNLLGDGLRDVLDPRLRL, encoded by the coding sequence ATGGCGCGGACGCCGCTCGCGGTGGCCGGCGGCGCGATCGTCGCCGCCTATCTGCTTGCGGCGCTCGGAGTCCCGGCGCTGTCGCCGCACGATCCGCTCCAGATGCAGCCGCAGTCGCTCCTGGCACCGCCGGGAGCCGGGCACCCTTTCGGCACCGACCAGTTCGGCCGGGACCTGCTGGCGCGCCTCCTCTACGGCTCCCGGTCGTCGCTCGCGGTCGCCTTCGGGTCCGTGATCCTGGCGCTCGGCGCCGGCGGGCTCGCCGGCCTCGTCGGCGGCTACCGGGGCGGCATCCTCGACAACGTGCTGATGCGCACGATGGACGTGATCTTCGCCTTTCCCGCGGTCCTCCTCGCGATCTCGATCATGGCCGTCGCGGGGACCGCCGTCACGAACGTCATCGCGGCCATTGGGATCGTCTACACGCCGCAGTTCGCCCGGGTGACCCGGGCGAGCGTGCTGGAAACGCGGGGCCGCGAATACGTGGAGGCGGCGAACGCGCTCGGAGCGGGGACGGTGCGGATCCTCGCCCGGCACGTGCTGCCCAACATCTCCGCCCCGCTCATCGTGCAGACGTCGCTCAGCCTGTCGTTCGCGATCCTCACCGAATCGGCGCTGAGCTTCCTCGGACTCGGCACGCAGCCGCCGACGCCCTCGTGGGGCAACATGCTGGCGGAGGCGCGGCGGTTCATGGTCCTTGCACCCTGGACCGCGGTCTTTCCGGGGGCCGCGATCGCGCTGATCGTGCTCGGCTTCAACCTGCTCGGCGACGGACTCCGCGATGTGCTCGATCCGCGGCTCCGTCTGTGA